The Lysobacterales bacterium genome has a segment encoding these proteins:
- a CDS encoding diguanylate cyclase, translating into MPTLLPLLVGLLFASSLATANEPCEHLLTEADTIVAQRDRDALAGVARGEALLAELPDGQGGCPVAAAMVQAAVGSNLHILGRNAEALARFRAALDLLAGTDAGAAQWATVHRGAGLALADSEDYTGALDAYLASLDHSQRADDALEAAKTAGNIGNLYNNLGELDASQRYHEQALDGFREAEHLPGIAGSLINLGSVAAKRALAAERAGDEEGARAENRRLRDLNDEALTLFTQLGNERGIAYAASNVGLALDRLGDPAAALPFHERALAIRAAVGDLHGEIYSRVTLAGSALTMRQPARAAAHLDAAEALLPDNATEVGLRLEIVRKRVAVAEARGDFREALAQQREVTRLQDAQAAQGHAERVAEIQARFDTDSQAREIELLRSAGEIQALQLQRQRLVLGVVALAGLLLALLAAVTYRRLTVGRRVARELERAAGTDAVTGLANRRAMLERLQEALAHSRETGQPLTLVMADVDHFKAINDRHGHDAGDAVLVAIGERLAATLRSQDTLARWGGEEFLLLLPATGLTAGHAIAERLRKAISATPFTVAGEAVMLTITQGVATARPGMSAQSLIKAADQALYAGKRRGRDQVVAVSTG; encoded by the coding sequence ATGCCAACGCTACTCCCCCTGCTTGTCGGCCTCTTGTTTGCCTCGTCGTTGGCGACGGCCAACGAGCCCTGCGAGCACCTCCTCACCGAAGCCGACACCATCGTCGCCCAGCGCGACCGCGACGCCCTGGCCGGCGTGGCTCGGGGCGAGGCGCTGCTGGCGGAGCTGCCGGACGGGCAGGGCGGCTGTCCGGTGGCGGCGGCGATGGTGCAGGCGGCAGTCGGCAGCAACCTGCACATCCTGGGCCGCAACGCCGAGGCGCTGGCGCGGTTCCGCGCGGCGCTGGACCTGCTGGCCGGCACGGATGCCGGTGCGGCGCAGTGGGCGACGGTGCACCGCGGTGCCGGCTTGGCCCTGGCCGACAGCGAGGACTACACAGGCGCCCTGGATGCCTATCTGGCCTCGCTGGACCACAGCCAGCGTGCCGACGATGCGCTTGAGGCGGCCAAGACCGCCGGCAACATCGGCAACCTGTACAACAATCTTGGCGAACTGGACGCCTCGCAGCGCTACCACGAGCAGGCGCTGGACGGGTTCCGGGAGGCGGAGCATCTGCCGGGCATCGCCGGCTCGCTGATCAACCTGGGCTCGGTGGCGGCCAAGCGGGCGCTGGCTGCCGAGCGCGCCGGGGACGAGGAGGGTGCGCGTGCGGAGAACCGGCGTCTGCGCGATCTCAACGACGAGGCGCTGACGCTGTTCACCCAGCTCGGCAATGAGCGCGGCATCGCCTATGCGGCCAGCAATGTCGGTCTGGCGCTTGATCGGCTGGGCGATCCAGCGGCGGCGCTGCCCTTCCATGAGCGCGCCCTGGCGATCCGCGCCGCGGTGGGCGATCTGCATGGCGAGATCTACTCGCGGGTCACCCTGGCTGGTTCGGCGCTGACCATGAGGCAGCCGGCCCGGGCGGCCGCCCACCTGGATGCGGCCGAGGCTTTGCTGCCGGACAACGCCACCGAGGTCGGGCTGCGGCTGGAGATCGTGCGCAAGCGGGTCGCCGTGGCCGAGGCCCGCGGCGACTTCCGGGAGGCGCTGGCGCAGCAGCGGGAGGTGACCCGGCTGCAGGACGCGCAGGCTGCCCAGGGCCACGCCGAGCGGGTCGCCGAGATCCAGGCGCGCTTCGATACCGACAGCCAGGCCCGCGAGATCGAGCTGCTGCGCAGCGCCGGCGAGATCCAGGCCCTGCAGCTGCAGCGCCAGCGTCTGGTGCTGGGCGTGGTTGCCCTGGCTGGACTGCTGCTGGCGCTGCTGGCGGCGGTCACCTACAGGCGCTTGACGGTGGGCCGCCGCGTCGCCCGCGAGCTGGAGCGGGCCGCCGGCACCGATGCCGTGACCGGCCTGGCCAACCGGCGCGCCATGCTGGAGCGCCTGCAGGAGGCCCTTGCGCATTCGCGCGAGACCGGCCAGCCGCTCACCCTGGTGATGGCCGATGTCGACCACTTCAAGGCCATCAACGACCGCCACGGCCACGATGCCGGCGACGCCGTCCTGGTCGCCATCGGCGAGCGGCTCGCCGCGACCCTGCGCAGCCAGGACACCCTGGCGCGCTGGGGCGGCGAGGAATTCCTGCTGCTGCTGCCGGCCACCGGCCTCACCGCCGGCCACGCCATCGCCGAGCGCCTGCGCAAGGCGATCTCGGCCACCCCGTTCACGGTGGCCGGTGAGGCGGTCATGCTCACCATCACCCAGGGCGTCGCCACCGCGCGCCCGGGCATGAGCGCCCAGTCCCTGATCAAGGCGGCCGACCAGGCCCTGTACGCCGGCAAGCGCCGCGGCCGGGACCAGGTGGTCGCCGTATCAACAGGCTGA
- a CDS encoding S8 family serine peptidase, which produces MATRSSKHSSTPAKRSSRPAVKRTRSTEATTGADPGDNETLARTVIYVHGIGPKPAEAVLTCQWDRALFGHLMGDRTRMAYWVNHARHGSPVEAECDDGDSSVSASAVRQFGALEADWDPHHERLIEHLSTSKEERDFLREMRDNLEEQAAPGSFGAKGVSSAFWNSLSWLFTRAFIRDTHDFFFDQDARTRMRESLMDVLKPGGAPFVVIGHSQGSMIAYDVLRELDPSTYPVDLFLTIGSPLGLNTARARFRKWTGSKRLPFPPCVSRWLNVANRGDIVCADLDLTNDIQKTPRFQNVIISSPNQELKDDKHAATGYLQVAEVRQAVTEATGPGFVQPVGPQTIMSDLDREMKGRPRTATHPVLIELGIKRFASPAEIGEMRAALDRRIRDLVQTRPDPDAREPCVETMRYWLSAQLTRSEVETLRTEFAELSIRRVWKDAQKHALINVSSAMVQANVANAAYSARGQGITWAVLDTGIRADHPHFQTHDTVKAVWDCTGRGEPTELALTGKDLRALDPQGHGTHVAGIIAGQLEVAEAPDDEPRVFAGLAPEAKLIGFKVLDEAGNGRDSWIIKALDKIAEINEAAGNPVIHGVNLSLGGYFDPSVYGCGHTPLCRELKRLWRQGVVVVIAAGNEGYTVLRTSGGSSWPSNMDISIGDPANLEEAIAVGSVHRKNPHTYGVSYFSSRGPTADGRNKPDLVAPGEKILSARHHWPASGPTQKHAEDLYVEMSGTSMAAPHVSGLLAAFLSARPEFKGEPDLTKNVLLRACTSLGREANVQGSGIPNLVAMLATS; this is translated from the coding sequence ATGGCCACGCGATCCAGCAAGCACTCCAGCACTCCGGCAAAACGGAGCAGCAGGCCGGCAGTCAAGCGCACCCGAAGCACCGAGGCCACGACCGGCGCCGACCCGGGAGACAACGAGACACTGGCTCGCACAGTGATCTACGTGCACGGCATCGGCCCCAAGCCGGCCGAGGCGGTACTCACCTGCCAGTGGGATCGGGCACTGTTCGGGCACCTGATGGGAGATCGCACCCGGATGGCCTATTGGGTCAACCATGCACGGCATGGCTCGCCGGTGGAGGCCGAGTGCGACGATGGCGACAGCTCCGTGTCGGCCAGTGCGGTGCGCCAGTTCGGCGCCCTGGAGGCTGATTGGGACCCCCACCATGAACGCCTGATCGAGCACCTCTCCACCAGCAAGGAAGAGCGCGACTTCCTCCGGGAAATGCGCGACAACCTGGAGGAGCAGGCGGCGCCAGGCTCGTTCGGCGCCAAGGGCGTGTCATCCGCGTTCTGGAACAGTCTGTCCTGGCTGTTCACCCGTGCCTTCATCCGCGACACCCACGACTTCTTCTTCGATCAGGACGCTCGCACGCGGATGCGCGAATCGCTGATGGACGTGCTCAAGCCTGGCGGTGCGCCGTTCGTGGTGATCGGCCACAGCCAGGGCTCGATGATCGCCTACGACGTGCTGCGCGAGTTGGATCCATCCACCTACCCCGTCGACCTGTTCCTGACGATCGGTTCACCGCTCGGACTGAACACGGCGCGTGCGCGATTCAGGAAGTGGACTGGCAGCAAGCGGCTGCCCTTCCCACCCTGCGTGTCCCGTTGGCTGAACGTGGCCAACCGCGGAGACATCGTGTGCGCCGACCTCGACCTCACCAACGACATCCAGAAGACCCCGCGCTTCCAGAACGTCATCATCTCTTCGCCCAACCAGGAACTGAAGGACGACAAGCACGCCGCCACGGGCTACCTTCAGGTCGCTGAAGTGCGCCAGGCCGTGACCGAGGCCACCGGCCCCGGATTCGTGCAGCCGGTGGGCCCGCAGACCATCATGTCCGACCTGGACAGGGAGATGAAGGGCCGCCCCCGCACCGCCACCCATCCGGTGCTCATCGAGTTGGGCATCAAGCGCTTCGCCAGCCCAGCCGAAATCGGCGAAATGCGAGCGGCACTGGACCGGCGCATCCGCGACCTCGTCCAGACCCGGCCGGACCCCGATGCACGGGAACCCTGCGTGGAGACGATGCGCTACTGGCTGTCGGCGCAGCTCACCCGATCGGAGGTGGAGACGCTGCGCACCGAGTTCGCCGAGCTCAGCATCCGGCGCGTCTGGAAGGATGCCCAGAAGCACGCCCTCATCAACGTCTCCTCCGCGATGGTCCAGGCCAACGTCGCCAATGCCGCCTACTCGGCGCGCGGCCAGGGGATCACCTGGGCGGTCCTGGACACCGGCATCCGCGCCGACCACCCGCACTTCCAGACCCACGACACGGTCAAGGCGGTCTGGGACTGCACAGGCCGCGGCGAACCCACCGAGCTGGCCCTCACCGGCAAGGACCTTAGGGCGCTGGATCCGCAGGGCCACGGCACCCACGTCGCCGGCATCATCGCCGGCCAACTCGAGGTTGCCGAAGCGCCGGACGACGAGCCGAGGGTATTCGCTGGCCTGGCACCCGAGGCCAAGCTGATCGGCTTCAAGGTGCTGGACGAGGCTGGAAACGGCCGCGACTCCTGGATCATCAAGGCGCTCGACAAGATCGCAGAGATCAACGAAGCCGCCGGCAACCCCGTGATCCACGGCGTCAACCTCAGCCTCGGCGGCTACTTCGACCCGTCGGTCTACGGCTGCGGACATACGCCCCTGTGCCGCGAACTCAAGCGACTCTGGCGCCAGGGCGTCGTGGTCGTGATCGCCGCCGGCAACGAGGGCTACACGGTGCTGCGCACCAGCGGCGGCTCAAGCTGGCCGTCCAACATGGACATCTCCATCGGCGACCCCGCCAACCTGGAAGAGGCGATCGCCGTCGGATCGGTGCACCGGAAGAACCCGCACACCTATGGGGTCAGCTATTTCAGTTCGCGGGGGCCGACTGCGGATGGTCGGAACAAGCCGGACCTCGTGGCGCCTGGGGAAAAAATTCTATCCGCGCGCCATCACTGGCCTGCAAGTGGGCCAACCCAAAAGCATGCGGAAGATCTCTACGTAGAGATGAGCGGCACCAGCATGGCAGCGCCGCATGTTTCCGGGCTGCTGGCAGCGTTCCTGTCCGCACGACCCGAATTCAAGGGGGAACCCGACCTAACCAAGAATGTTCTTCTGAGAGCCTGCACATCTCTTGGTCGGGAAGCCAATGTGCAAGGATCAGGCATTCCGAATCTCGTAGCGATGCTAGCCACCAGCTAA